The segment TCATGGAGATTTCCCCGTTTTTCACCTTCGATTCCAGGTCAGAAATCCCCAAGCTGTAGCCCTTGACAATATCCCGCTCAAACACCTGCCGGTAGGCCGCCCGGATGACCGCTTGTTTTTCCGCTTCCGACAAGCCTGGCTTCATGGCATAACGGGGTCGTCCCGCCGTCGCCAGGTAGTACACCTGGGGTAATTCCAACCCTTGCAAATCGGGGGATGTGCGTTGCCGCAACTTGTTCGACGGAGCTGGCGCGATAAATTCCTGAATCACCACATCAAAGTAACTTCCCACCAGCGTTTGAATCTCGGGATTCTTGGGGAAATAGCCCACCGCCGCCCGTTTCATTTCCCGGAGCGCGACCACCGTAGCCGCCGTCGAACAGGCCCGTTCAATAATCTCTCGCAAGCCTCGCACATTCACCGTCAAGATGTTGGGGTCGCCTGCCACCAGGGCATAGGTGATATAGCGCAAAAACCAGCTCAAATCCCGCAGCGATTTCCGCATGTTATCGGCGCCGTAGCGGGAGATATTGATGGGTTGAAAGCCCGGTGGAATTTCGGTTCCAGTAGCGCTAAAGATATTGCGAATCCCTTCAAAAAATCCCCCTTGACTTTCTACATAAAAGGCCGTGCCCAGCTTCATCGCTTCTTTCATATCCATTTCATCTGCGGGTGCTGCCGGTTTTTCCAGGTAGGCCATTGGCGAGCCCCCCACAAAAATCCGGTTAGCTGCCCGCGAGACAATGATTTCCGAATTTGCCGTCAGCACCGCTGCGACATCCAGCCGTTGTTGCCCAGACGCGAAGTAGGTTTCCAGTTCTTGGAGTTCCGTCGGACTCAGGAAACGGTCCTCTTGTTCGGCTTGGGCAATCGTTTCCACCCCCACCGTGCGGAAAAGCTGGGGTTGCACCACAGGACTCCCGCCACTGGCCTTGACTGTCATGACACGGCTCCTATCACACGTTTGCTATTCCCCTGCGATCTTACCGAGCCGTGTCACTCACCTGAGAACCCGGTAACGGTTTGTTACAAAGCGTCCATCATCCCATGGGCCAACGCCAGGAGCAAGATGCCTAACAGCGCCCAGAACATGCCGCTGACCACCGCTCCAAATCGCGGGTAGCTATGCACGGTCCGGTTGGGCAACCGCAGGTGAATTAAATCCAGGTGCGACATCAACCCCCGGCGAAACCAACCCAGCACTTCGCCGCTTTGGCCAATGATGCCCTTGACTTGGTTCGCTCCGAATAGCCAGTTCCCCACTGCTCCAAACCGTGAGGCGTAGCGGAGAAAGATAAGACCCGTGCGGTCTTGGAGCTGCATATCCGACCCCCAGATGTAACCGCTGTCACCGCGCCCGATGATTTGCCCTTGTAACCGCGCCGGTTTCCCCCGCAGCGGGCTGGCGTAGGGGTCTGACATCAAAGTGAGCACATCCATTGCTGGCGCCCGGTGAAACGCCGGATACCTCACGCCCGTTTGGATCAACACACTCAGGCCATAGGCCACCAGCACCCAGCCAGCGGTCCATACAGCCACCCCAAACGGGTCCAATCCCACTGAGAGACCCATGACTACGCCAGCCACGAGCCCCAATCCGGTTGCCAGCGCTGGCAAAGCGTACAAGAACACATCCAGGACAAATCCCCCGTACAACCGGCCCTTATCCAGCGACCGTCCTTCTTGGATAATGCTCACCATGTCAAATGCTGGTCGTTGCCCCAGGGCTTCCGCATAGCGCCACAAGGCCCGCACCCGTTTCCCCGTTAACGGATGGGTCGAGTTCAACTCCAGCCACTTGGCCCAGGGGTTAAACAAATCCCACAAAAACACCTGGTTGACCGCTGCCGTGCCTGCCGTGGCGTAAAGGGTACCGGTCGTGAAAGCTGCCTTCGGGTCAAAAATTCCCAGCGCTCGTGTGCCTTCCAGGACTCGGCTCGGTTGTTCTGATTTTTGGCTTTGGTCCACAATCCCATAAGCAATTTTCACCAGGGCTTGCGACAGCGCGTTCGGATTGCGGGTCACTTCCGCAGCAAAGTGGTCGGCAAAATACTCCCGCACCCGCGACAAGTACAACACAAGATATGTCCCAATGACGTAGAACACATAGGCTACTATCGCTGCTTGCGCCACCCAGGCCGGTTTATCGTTGTCCCTGCGGCCACTCTCCCGCAGGAAGACATAGATCAGATAGCAAATTTGCACCAGGGTATAGGCCAGCGTCATGACGGCAAAATCCCAATGCACCACATGGCCCAATTCGTGGGCATAGACCGCCGCTGCTTCCTCATCGTTTAGATAGGTAAACAACCCTTCGCTCACCACAATGCGCGCCGTATTGGGAAACGAGCCATAGGTAAATGCCGTTGGGTTTTGGTCGGGAATCAGTCCCAATTTGGGTATCCGTAAACCTCGTTCAGCGCAGACTTGCCGAATCATACGCGCCGTCGTACGGCTTTTGCGTTCAATTTCCACCAGCGACACCCAGCGGGTTTTGTACAGGCCCTGCTGCATCCAGTCCATCGAAAAAGGCGCCAGCAAGAACACCAGTCCATTCACCAAAACCGTGATAACAATTGATGCCAGTAACCCCAGCTCCGGATGGCTGCTGTCCACGATGAGCACAACCGCCAGGCTCAGAACCAAGACCATCCCGGCCAACAAGCTCAAAGTGACTGTGGACGCCAGGCTTAACGAACCGCTCCCCGCCGCCAAAGGTAAGGGATTCCGCGCTGTCATGGTAGTGGATTCCTTCTGTGCCCCGACGCCCCCATTATAAACATCCGTTTGGGCGGCACAGATTAACGAGAGATTAAGCGTTTAAGACTGGGCGACCAAGGCGGCTATCGAGACCTTGGTAGCTGGGGCGGTAGTCTTATTCCTGTAATGGTTAAAATAGGTGTAGTTGGATTTAGGTGAAACCATGAGTACAATTACTTGCCCCCGTTGTCAGTCTCAAAATATTGTGAAGTACGGTCATATCCACAATGGAAAACAGCGTTATATCTGCTATGACTGCCATCGGCAATTTACGCCTGAAGCTAGGAAGAAATACATTTCTCAAGCCCAAAGGCAACTGGTCGATAAAATGTTGCTAGAGCGACTCTCAATTGCTGCTATCTCACGGGTGACTGGCATTTCACAATCTTGGCTGTATAAAT is part of the Gloeomargarita sp. SKYB120 genome and harbors:
- a CDS encoding M48 family metalloprotease, whose protein sequence is MTARNPLPLAAGSGSLSLASTVTLSLLAGMVLVLSLAVVLIVDSSHPELGLLASIVITVLVNGLVFLLAPFSMDWMQQGLYKTRWVSLVEIERKSRTTARMIRQVCAERGLRIPKLGLIPDQNPTAFTYGSFPNTARIVVSEGLFTYLNDEEAAAVYAHELGHVVHWDFAVMTLAYTLVQICYLIYVFLRESGRRDNDKPAWVAQAAIVAYVFYVIGTYLVLYLSRVREYFADHFAAEVTRNPNALSQALVKIAYGIVDQSQKSEQPSRVLEGTRALGIFDPKAAFTTGTLYATAGTAAVNQVFLWDLFNPWAKWLELNSTHPLTGKRVRALWRYAEALGQRPAFDMVSIIQEGRSLDKGRLYGGFVLDVFLYALPALATGLGLVAGVVMGLSVGLDPFGVAVWTAGWVLVAYGLSVLIQTGVRYPAFHRAPAMDVLTLMSDPYASPLRGKPARLQGQIIGRGDSGYIWGSDMQLQDRTGLIFLRYASRFGAVGNWLFGANQVKGIIGQSGEVLGWFRRGLMSHLDLIHLRLPNRTVHSYPRFGAVVSGMFWALLGILLLALAHGMMDAL